CGCGCTTTCATTCCTGAAGAATAATTTTTTATAGGCGAATGAATAAACTTTTCAAGTTCTGAAAATGCAATAATTTCATCGATTTTATTTGATAGAAATTTTTTAGAAAACCCTAAAAGCATTCCGTTAAGATAAATATTCTCTATACCTGACAAATCATTGTTAAATCCGGCCCCCAATTCGATTAACGGAGCGATAGATCCCCTTCTTGTGACCTCTCCAAATGTAGGCTTCAGTATTCCAGCGATAATTTTCAATAAGGTGCTCTTACCAGCTCCATTGAGTCCGACAATCCCAAATATCTCTCCTTTTTTTACTTCGAAACTGACATTGTCCAAGGCAAGAAAGTGTTCATAATTTATTTTTTTCATCAATTTTTTAATAAAAAACTCTTTGAACGATTCCACTTTTTCTGTCGTCAAACGATACTGCATCGTTAAATTATTGACTTGAAGCACCGTATTTTGATCTTGCATAAAGTTTCTCCTCAATTCTTATAGGCCCAGTCTAAATTCGAAAAATAAATCGGTCTTGATTCTTATAAAACACCGATAAGCCTACGATTATAAGAAAACATGCGTATGAAAATGAGACAACGATATCATGTCCTGAAGGGAGATTATCTTGTATCAATATTTCTCTAAACATTCGTAATATTGAAAACAACGGATTAAATTCAATTAATATTAAGTATTTATCAGGGATAATCCCGATTGGGTAAAAGATCGGTGTTGTATACATGACTAACATGAGTAAAACTGAATAAAGATGTTTTATATCCCTGAAAAACACTGATAATGTAGATAACACTAATCCCGCCCCTATAGTGATAAAAAACAGTAAGATTAATGGAATGAAGATTAATAAATCGTCAAAAGATAGATGCATCCCTGTAATAAACATAACTAAAATTAATGGAACAACCGCTAAAAAATTCGTAATGAATGATGAACAGATTTTTGAAATCGGAAAAAAATATTTAGGTACATAAACCTTTCGAATTAACTGGCTATTCGATGGGATAGAATCAAGTGCAAAATGTGTTCCTTCTGAAAAGAATGAATAGATGATTCTGCCTGTTAAAGCATAAACGGGAAAGTTTTGAATGTTGTTTTTAAAAAGAGATGAAAATACAATGGTCAAAACTCCCATAACTAAGAGCGGCTGCAACATGCTCCAAAGCATCCCAATCGATGAATTTCTATACTTAAGTTTGACATCTTTTCTTACGAGTTCAATAAATAAGTCTTTATATTTCAATAGGTTATATACATGTTGTTTCATAGTCTCTCCTAAATATAATTAATGGTGTATACCAAATTAAAGTGGTGTAAAACTTGATTACTCGCAAATTATCCACCACCTCCTTCCAAAATACTAGGAAAGCATTTACCCAATTTTAACGTTATTATACAAACCGATTGCTAAACAGTACCAGATATAAAATCAATTCAATTGTTCCTCTATGGAATTTTAATGCCTACTTTGCTAGAATGAATACGTCTCAAGGAAGAATAAGTTAACCACAAGGAGTCTTAAAATGAGAAACGATAAGCTTCCCAAGAAAAAAAATACTGCCCTGGATTTTTCGCTGATTCAATGGCTTGGCATTATTCTTGTCTCCCTTTTTTTTATCGTATCCCCGTTTTACCAAGGTTTGTTTAATGGATATCAAGTAGGGTACGAAGATAAATTATACGGCGCCATGCTAGCTGTTTTCGCTACATTAGTTGTTATGGCCATCTTTCTTTTTATGAAATGGCAGCTGAACAACTACAAATCCCTTTTATCAATTGGTATCTTGCTTCTACCTGTCGTATATTTCTTTGCATCCTTTCATGCAGCTTCGGAGCATTTCGCTCGAATTATGATTTTGAACTATTTCGTTCTAGCCGCGTTTTATATTTTTGGACTATATTTAATAAATTCAAACGAAACAAAGACGTGGTTTGTTTCGTTTATACAATTAAGCGGCTATGTAATAGTGGTTTTCGGTCTATTAAATCTCTTTGGACAAGTTCATTATACCGATGCATTGTGGTTAGCAGATGGCCGAACGTATAGACTCACATCCGTTTTTCAAT
This genomic window from Paenibacillus humicola contains:
- a CDS encoding ABC transporter ATP-binding protein gives rise to the protein MQDQNTVLQVNNLTMQYRLTTEKVESFKEFFIKKLMKKINYEHFLALDNVSFEVKKGEIFGIVGLNGAGKSTLLKIIAGILKPTFGEVTRRGSIAPLIELGAGFNNDLSGIENIYLNGMLLGFSKKFLSNKIDEIIAFSELEKFIHSPIKNYSSGMKARLGFSIATSIQPNLLIVDEVLSVGDFKFKEKCEQKIKNMIQSGTSVLFVSHSLSQVQELCQTVLWLEKGKVREIGESAIVCNKFREEA
- a CDS encoding ABC transporter permease, with translation MKQHVYNLLKYKDLFIELVRKDVKLKYRNSSIGMLWSMLQPLLVMGVLTIVFSSLFKNNIQNFPVYALTGRIIYSFFSEGTHFALDSIPSNSQLIRKVYVPKYFFPISKICSSFITNFLAVVPLILVMFITGMHLSFDDLLIFIPLILLFFITIGAGLVLSTLSVFFRDIKHLYSVLLMLVMYTTPIFYPIGIIPDKYLILIEFNPLFSILRMFREILIQDNLPSGHDIVVSFSYACFLIIVGLSVFYKNQDRFIFRI